The Pichia kudriavzevii chromosome 3, complete sequence nucleotide sequence ATCCTGGCATTCCAGCGTCATTTCCTTACAAGGAGCAGATTATTGCGGAGATTGAGATGAGGAAGCAAGAAAGGGAGGAACAAAAGAGGTTAATGAgagaacaaagaaaagCTGTACAAGCAGGCAGTTTAGAGGATGCGCAAGATGCAATGGAGATTGAAGGTGAATTGGGCGACGACATGGCAGCTTTGATGGAGAGTGCGCAGGCTGCAGCGAGAGAGTATGAAGGTGAAGACGAGcaagatgatgatggagATGCAATGGTTGAAGATGATTACGAGGTTATTGAGCGTGATCTTCCACTAGACGATGAGGAAGTAGATGATGAGAGAGCCAACAAgagtgaaattgaaaagtcTAGAAAACAATTTGATAAGGTGTTCAAGAATGTCGTTGATGATGCAGATGTTATACTATATGTATTGGATGCTCGTGATCCGGAGAATACGAggtcaaagaaaattgaggaGTCAATTCTACAAAGTCAAGGTAAgagattgattttgttgttgaacaaGGTCGATTTGGTTCCTGATGAGATTGTCAAGAAATGGTTGGATTTCCTTGGAAGTTCTTTCCCAACGATTCCAATCAAGGGATCAAGTGGATCCAATAACGGTAAAACGTTCAACAAGAAACTAACGCAAAATGCGACGGCCAACCAATTGTTATTGGCCTTGAAGGCGTATGCAAGTAAATCTAATTTACATCGTACCATTACAGTTGGTGTGATTGGATATCCTAATGTTGGTAAATCGTCGATAATCAATGCATTGACCAACCAACATTCCGGTAAGGGCAGTAACAAGTCCAAGCAGCCATGTCCTGTTGGAAACCAAGCGGGTGTAACACGTACATTGAGGGAGATCAAGATTGacaacaagttgaagatcATTGACTCTCCTGGTATTGTATTCCCTGAGAATGTCAAAAAGAGCGGCAGTTTAACTACAAGACAAAAGAAGGAGTACGAGGCAAAATTGGCAATTCTGAGTGCCATTCCGGAGAAGCAGATTGAAGATCCAATTAACGCCGTTTCTTATTTGTTAAAGAGGTTATCGACGGACAACTCCATGGCAGAATCGTTCAAGGAGTTCTATAAATTACCTGCATTGGCATctattgatttgaatgatttcACCAAGAAGGTTCTCATCCATATATCAAGAAGTCAAGGGAGACTAGGCCGTGGTGGTGTGCCTAACCTGCATGCCGCATCGTTGGTTGTATTGAAGGATTGGAGGGACGGCAAGTTTCAAGGCTGGACGTTACCAAAGTCAAGCAGTGCAAAAAGCGGTGATTCTACTGAGGTTGAGACTAAGATTCCCAACGGAGCCAGTGGAGCAAAGCCACCAGCCAAGGTTGAACAGACCACCATTGTCAAGGAGTGGGCACAAGAGTTTGACCTGGATAGTCTATTTGCAGATGTGTTTGGTAAAAATTagtgtatatatataatttaAGTCATTGTTCAGGTTAGCTCAAGTTCTAACTATATTGGTAATTCCCTTTCTAGTTGAACGCTGGTTTTCCCCACTATTGTTCAAGTCCAAAAGTACTTTCCCTTGACTATTGGTGTTGATTTCACCTATGTATTGTATTATGTGATTAAGTGATGCAATTCGGTATACCAGTACAAGCAAGAATTATAAATGGCCATCCACGGCAACAAACTAGAATGGCAATGGAGGTAAACAAGGAGATACAGATATTCTGTAAATTTGTGTGTGTATATacattatatatatatatatatgtatatgtatacaACATAGATAGATCACTGTGTCTGTATATACAACAGTTTGAACATTGTCAGAGTGTCAAAgaataattttgtttttccgttttttttctttgagtTCAAGCCAACTTGTCAATGGTTTGCTTTATAGCAGCAGGATTAGCGCCAATGACTTTGCCTACCAACTCGCCCGACttaaagaagagaagagtAGGCATTGAGGTGACTTCTTGGGATTGGGCCACAGAGGGCAATTCGTCGACATCAACCTTGTAGAAGGCAACGTTTGAATACTGTTGGGAGAACTTCTCCAGCATTGGGGCAATCATTTTACAAGGACCACACCAGACGGCAAAGAAGTCAACGACAACCAACTTGTCTGCCTTGATTGCGGTGGAGAATTCTGATTCTGATTTGATGACTTGGACCATTTTTGGAGACGGGGATAAGTTTGAATATGTTTTTGAGCCTTGAGAGTTCAACTGGGTATTCTGATAAGAGAAGTACTTATTAACAACCACAACGGCGAAAACGAGTAAAAGGAATCCCAACATTAATACTGCATTGGTTAAGTTCAGCTAATTTCTACAATTAATGGGCGGGGGGTGGCGACTTTATATGGAAACCCGAAATTCTCACTGTGGACACTTGACGCTTCAAATCTTCCATTACATATTTAAAACCTCACGCTGCATAAGTGAGATTAGATTTTCTGTATTTGTCAGAAATTGGAGTCGAGAGGGAGAAGACATAAAATGGGGGGAAATCGCTCCCCTTTCTTGTGTTTAATAAGCTTCTTTTGTTCTCCTATAGCTTGAATAAATTAAATCTTAAATGGAATTAAACCCGTCGTCGACGCGTCGCTGACACGTGGCCCGCGCACAATATGCGTCAGCGACGCGTCGACGCCGTCGAAGGCGTTTTGTTAATAATGGTATAAATTAATAGGACTctcttttttcctctcaAACTTGCCTCTTTCCGCTTTAGGCATTGCTTTGTCAACCCACGTCGTAATACCCCTGCTATTGCTGTTGTTCTCGCCACCACTTGTACTAATGTTAATACCATAATTTACACCATGGCCAACACTACTAAGGCCATATTACTAAGGCCATATTACTATATCCACTCTTATAACTATACGTACCCTTATTACTACTACTACCGAGCCTATTAATAAAACTAATCGCTCGGCTCTTCTCTATTCTTTAATCTGTAATCTCAAGTGCCAAGCAACAGTGACCCTTCCCCTTGTCTCCCCTTGTCTCCCCTTGTCTCCCCTTGTCTCCAGCTCTCCCAGCATCCACTATCCTTGCCGAAAACACATTTGCTGCTCAAAAGCAACAACCCTCAAAGTACCTCCTTATTACTTGTAATTGTTAGTGCACGCAACAAGTTCGGCTTCTcctggaaaaaaaaaaaagttttctctctttttgcccccccccccccgtttttcgttttttgttttttcttgttttttttttctccagCTTAAGCTGTTCCTCTCATTAtgggttttttttgtccTCTCCATTTGCAACTCGAACACCGAAAAAAACTCTAGAAAACACCTATATTTCCgtttccatttccatttccatttctaCCTTCATTTCGACTTTGTGTTTTACCCCCTATTTAACCTTTACCTGCTCTTACTCACCCCCCACCTTCCTTATTACCTTTCGAGTAATCATTTAACCCCCCCACCACTCTGCTATCCCTTCTCTCATCTCATCCATTGAAAGGTCCTGCTCCTTGTCTTTGCCTTTGTCTAGTCTAGTCGGGCCATGTCCTTTCTATCTTCTTTCCTCTGCTGCTTCGAACCAGATTCATCGTCTCGTCATCAAAATAACCATAGAAGAGAAGGCCAACATATCCAGTACAGAACAATCTCTAACCACTCAAACCAACGCCTCTCCAAAACCCAGTCAAATCTACAAAGAGCTCTCACCCCTTCTCCAACTAATAAATCCCACCCTCCTTCCGGCATTCCCTCCTCTCTGAAAAACTCTTCCTTGGTCGATCCGTACAAGAATACCAAATCGTCTCCTTATAACATGGACTCCCATCAACAGAAAACCATGTATTCTAACATAAACCCCTTATCAAGCGGTAAAACTTTAGCAAAAAACAGcacaaacaacaacaatataGGCAACGCCATCAATAATACAAAGATTGTCAATGGCAACGCCAAAATGATTGATGCTAACAATACTGCTAAGATGTCAACGCCGCCAGAATACAAAGAACTAGTTGAAGAGATTGCGGACTCGAAAGAATCAACAGAATCTTCgaaaaatgatgatgatgacattgTTAGGATCCATGATAACCAAACCGCCAGTACTGATGAAATGGAGAAACCTCCTTATAATAGCCATAATGATAGTGGCAATAATACTaccaataacaacaataatacCAATACTAATACCAATACCGGTAATTATACTGATCATAACCCCACTTCTGAAATGGCCAATAACATCCATAACCCAATATCCACTTATGATCCAAACAATCCTCTAAACAGCCAAATCAACAATCAAAGTTTCTATGATGATCAGTTTGGTTTGGATTTAACGGAAATCTTACCGGATCAGACTGTATCGAGTACAGGTTGGTTATTAGGTCCTCAACCTGAAAAActaaaagggaaaaaatgCTTGATTCTTGATTTGGACGAAACGTTGGTTCATTCCTCCTTTAAATACGTTAGGCAATGCGATTTTGTTATACCGGTGGATATcgaaaatcaaattcataATGTGTATGTTATCAAAAGACCTGGTGTTGACAAGTTTTTAGAAAGAGTTGGTCAATTGTTCgaagttgttgtttttaCAGCTTCTGTTGCAAGATATGGAGACCCTCTATTAGACATACTAGATCCACATAAAACTATTCATCATCGGTTGTTTAGAGATAGCTGTTACAATTATCAAGGAAACTATATTAAAAACTTATCTCAAATGGGTAGACCTTTAGAAGACCTGATTATAATCGACAATTCTCCAGCCTCTTATGTCTTTCACCCTCATCATGCGGTGCCTATATCCAGTTGGTTCAGTGATTCTCATGACTGCGAATTGACCGACCTATTACCGTTTCTTGAGGATTTGGCGTCCTCGAATGTCGATGATATACGGTTGGTACTAGATATAACCCTCTGACAATAAGAGGGGCAGAAATGAAAccaaaataaattgaacCAAGCTGAACCAAATCAACccgaaaaagaaagagataAAGAATTTAAGTATGGATGTCACTAAGTTTATAGGGGAAAAAAGAACCATTGACTCTCGGTTGACATACTCATCAGCTAATTACATGTATTGACGACCCATTAATTGGAAACCAGGCTCCAGATTTTAAAACTACATTCAAAAACTCCTTTTCTATCCAATGATTGATTGATATAAGTAAATAAACACGTCGTACATAGAATGCCTCCATGgtttcctccttcttgATCGTTAATACTTGTGAGTCTTCTTTTTCCCGTTTACTTCTGTGTATTTATGTATAGTGCGGGCTGGCCCGTATGTCTACTACTGCTATATTATCTAAAATCTTCCCGTTTCAAACGACAATTCATCTCGCATTGTTCAGCTGAACTCAAATACATACCTATATTCAGGTACACTCCGTTTATGTCCAACGTATACCataaatctttttttttcttttgtcaaaatttgttttattttttttttttgtttttttttttctcagATTTCTCATATCGAGTAATTTCTCATTACTTTCAAATAGGGAGAGACATGTATTTCTCGTCGACAGTGGCGGCTGATGGTTCTTGCTATCTATGAATAACATATATAGAGTACACACAGACACACAGGAAATTTGGTCTTACTTGACTCAATCTACGCGAGATATCTCCTATTTACTTTTCATCGAGTGAGCATATTTTCACATCATaacaaacaagagaaaggatatcaacaaactgCCCCCTCTTTCTTCACAGTTCaaccaaattttgaaaCCACAATTTTAGATTATTGAAACATTAAACTATTAACTCTACAGATATGACAACCGAAAGTTGGAAAAATCAACTCAACATACCCACCAAAGATTCACGTCCGCAGACAGACGATGTGGTTGGATCCAAAGACGCAACATTCGAAAGTTTCAACCTCAAAAGAGAATTACTCATGGGCTTGTTTGAAGCAGGATTCGAGAAACCTTCCCCAATTCAAGAAGAGGCGATTCCAATTGCATTGATGGGCAGAGACATATTGGCACGTGCTAAAAATGGTACTGGTAAGACAGGTGCCTTTGTAATTCCAACtttagagaaaataaaaccaAAGGTGGATAAAATCCAGGCTTTAATCTTGGTACCAACTAGAGAATTGGCATTACAGACTGCACATGTTgtcaaaactttttccAGACATATGGGATTGCAGGTCATGGTTACCACTGGTGGTACTTCATTAAGGGATGATATTGTTAGATTACACGACCCGGTTCACGTCTTGGTAGGATCCCCAGGTAGAGTCCTAGATTTGGCAGCTAGAGGTATCGCTAAATTGGATTCGTGTAACATGTTTGTCATGGACGAAGCAGATAAGATGCTAAGTCCTGAATTCCAAAACATTGTTGAACAAATTCTATTATTCTTACCTTACAAAAACTCTCCAAATGGTAAAATCAAAGACTATCAAACTTTATTATTTAGTGCAACATTTCCAAGAACCGTTGAAGCCTTCATGAAGAAACATTTATACAAACCTTATGAAATCAATCTAATGGACGAACTAACCTTAAAAGGTATAACCCAGTATTACGCATTCgttgatgaaaaacaaaagttgcATTGTCTTAACactttattttcca carries:
- a CDS encoding uncharacterized protein (PKUD0C02800; similar to Saccharomyces cerevisiae YER006W (NUG1); ancestral locus Anc_7.150) codes for the protein MRVKKPTSKRMTTRLREGIKKKASAQRRKDKKAAKKDVTWKSRHPKDPGIPASFPYKEQIIAEIEMRKQEREEQKRLMREQRKAVQAGSLEDAQDAMEIEGELGDDMAALMESAQAAAREYEGEDEQDDDGDAMVEDDYEVIERDLPLDDEEVDDERANKSEIEKSRKQFDKVFKNVVDDADVILYVLDARDPENTRSKKIEESILQSQGKRLILLLNKVDLVPDEIVKKWLDFLGSSFPTIPIKGSSGSNNGKTFNKKLTQNATANQLLLALKAYASKSNLHRTITVGVIGYPNVGKSSIINALTNQHSGKGSNKSKQPCPVGNQAGVTRTLREIKIDNKLKIIDSPGIVFPENVKKSGSLTTRQKKEYEAKLAILSAIPEKQIEDPINAVSYLLKRLSTDNSMAESFKEFYKLPALASIDLNDFTKKVLIHISRSQGRLGRGGVPNLHAASLVVLKDWRDGKFQGWTLPKSSSAKSGDSTEVETKIPNGASGAKPPAKVEQTTIVKEWAQEFDLDSLFADVFGKN
- a CDS encoding uncharacterized protein (PKUD0C02810; similar to Saccharomyces cerevisiae YLR043C (TRX1) and YGR209C (TRX2); ancestral locus Anc_5.124); the protein is MLGFLLLVFAVVVVNKYFSYQNTQLNSQGSKTYSNLSPSPKMVQVIKSESEFSTAIKADKLVVVDFFAVWCGPCKMIAPMLEKFSQQYSNVAFYKVDVDELPSVAQSQEVTSMPTLLFFKSGELVGKVIGANPAAIKQTIDKLA
- a CDS encoding uncharacterized protein (PKUD0C02820; similar to Saccharomyces cerevisiae YLL010C (PSR1) and YLR019W (PSR2); ancestral locus Anc_5.202), encoding MSFLSSFLCCFEPDSSSRHQNNHRREGQHIQYRTISNHSNQRLSKTQSNLQRALTPSPTNKSHPPSGIPSSLKNSSLVDPYKNTKSSPYNMDSHQQKTMYSNINPLSSGKTLAKNSTNNNNIGNAINNTKIVNGNAKMIDANNTAKMSTPPEYKELVEEIADSKESTESSKNDDDDIVRIHDNQTASTDEMEKPPYNSHNDSGNNTTNNNNNTNTNTNTGNYTDHNPTSEMANNIHNPISTYDPNNPLNSQINNQSFYDDQFGLDLTEILPDQTVSSTGWLLGPQPEKLKGKKCLILDLDETLVHSSFKYVRQCDFVIPVDIENQIHNVYVIKRPGVDKFLERVGQLFEVVVFTASVARYGDPLLDILDPHKTIHHRLFRDSCYNYQGNYIKNLSQMGRPLEDLIIIDNSPASYVFHPHHAVPISSWFSDSHDCELTDLLPFLEDLASSNVDDIRLVLDITL
- a CDS encoding uncharacterized protein (PKUD0C02830; similar to Saccharomyces cerevisiae YIR002C (MPH1); ancestral locus Anc_7.153) encodes the protein MTTESWKNQLNIPTKDSRPQTDDVVGSKDATFESFNLKRELLMGLFEAGFEKPSPIQEEAIPIALMGRDILARAKNGTGKTGAFVIPTLEKIKPKVDKIQALILVPTRELALQTAHVVKTFSRHMGLQVMVTTGGTSLRDDIVRLHDPVHVLVGSPGRVLDLAARGIAKLDSCNMFVMDEADKMLSPEFQNIVEQILLFLPYKNSPNGKIKDYQTLLFSATFPRTVEAFMKKHLYKPYEINLMDELTLKGITQYYAFVDEKQKLHCLNTLFSKLQINQAIIFCNSANRVELLAKKITELDYSCYYSHSRMKQADRNKVFHEFRQGRVRNLVCTDLLTRGIDIQAVNVVINFDFPKNAETYLHRIGRSGRFGHYGLAINLINWNDRFSLYQIEQELGTEIKPIPANIDESLYVVQEPSTVPRPFKANVRHQQDQQEQPDQ